One window from the genome of Plasmodium reichenowi strain SY57 chromosome 8, whole genome shotgun sequence encodes:
- a CDS encoding ubiquitin-activating enzyme, putative, with product MDKLICTQSFERLNILVVGCGGLGNEVIKNLIFLHIKNITIVDYDIVEVSNLQRQLFFSHDDIGKYKVDVISYKIKETYMHDNICIKSYKNHIEEFDSSFFEDFDYIIGCLDNIKGRIYLNSIIYNLRNDIIYIDGGIEGFKGNVKIINRKKNYACIQCSIKNYTNSTYPMCSIINNPKTPEECILYVLNVSFKKEKSEELNINNIEHIQWVYEEAKKRAQYFHIENVTYNLTEQVITNTIPTTISTLMIISSLIINILYKLVLYKNENFPYSDILYVGDNGIYTYYYHIYKDPQCVICNKKKINLTLHKNYTLNDLIELIKRTYLCEKINISSDTCILYISSKCVSKIYNHNLQLTLSQLIDMGQIKENGYLNIQTDKSNYILFFNLV from the coding sequence atggACAAGTTAATATGCACTCAATCTTTTGAAAGATTAAATATACTGGTGGTAGGATGTGGAGGTTTAGGTAACGAAGTCATAAagaatttaatttttttacatataaaaaacataaCTATTGTAGATTATGATATTGTTGAAGTAAGTAATTTACAAAGacaattattttttagCCATGATGATATAGGTAAATATAAAGTGGATGTCATAagttataaaataaaggaaACATATATGCATGACAACATTTGTATAAAAAGTtataaaaatcatataGAAGAATTTgattcttcattttttgaagattttgattatattattggttgcttagataatataaagggtcgcatatatttaaacagtataatatataatttaaggaacgatattatatatattgatgGAGGTATAGAAGGTTTTAAAGGAAAtgtaaaaattattaatagaaaaaaaaattatgcTTGTATACAATGTAgtataaagaattatacAAATAGTACATATCCTATGTGTTCCATAATCAATAATCCTAAAACACCTGAAGaatgtattttatatgtattgaatgtttcttttaaaaaagagaaaagtgaagaattaaatataaataatatagaacATATACAATGGGTATATGAAGAAGCCAAAAAAAGAGCtcaatattttcatatagAAAATGTAACATACAATTTAACAGAACAAGTTATAACAAATACGATTCCTACTACTATAAGTACATTAATGATAATTTCTTCATtaatcataaatattttgtataaaCTGGTTCTATATAAAAACGAAAATTTCCCATATAGtgatattttatatgtagGGGATAATGgtatatatacatattacTATCACATTTATAAAGATCCACAATGTGTtatttgtaataaaaaaaaaattaatctcacattacataaaaattatacattaAATGATTTAATTGAACTTATCAAGAGAACATATCTATgtgaaaaaattaacatTTCATCAGATActtgtatattatatatatcatcaaAATGTGTgagtaaaatatataatcacAATTTACAGTTGACTCTTTCTCAATTAATAGATATGGGacaaataaaagaaaatggATACTTAAATATTCAAACCGATAAAAGCAATTATATactattttttaatttggtatga
- a CDS encoding meiotic recombination protein DMC1, putative (part of same gene as PRSY57_0816100B~gap found within coding sequence): VCYIDTEGTFRPEKVFKIAERYGLDGEAVLDNILYARAFTHEHLYQLLAISAAKMCEEPFALLVVDSIISLFRVDFSGRGELSERQQKLNKTMSILSKLSEQFNIAILITNQVMSDPGATMTFIANPMKP, translated from the exons GTTTGTTATATTGATACTGAAGGAACGTTCAGACCTGAGAAAGTTTTTAAAATTGCTGAGAGATATGGATTAGATGGGGAAGCAGTATtagataatattttatatgctAGAGCTTTTACACATGAGCATTTGTATCAACTACTAGCCATATCGGCAGCGaaa ATGTGTGAAGAGCCCTTTGCCCTTCTGGTAGTTGATTCGATTATTTCACTCTTTCGTGTTGATTTCAGTGGAAGAG GGGAATTGTCTGAGAGGCAACAGAAATTAAACAAAACAATGTCTATTTTATCAAAACTAAGTGAACAATTCAACATAGCTATATTAATAACAAATCAAGTTATGTCCGACCCAGGTGCAACGATGACCTTCATAGCTAACCCAATGAAACCAG
- a CDS encoding chaperone protein ClpB1, putative: MVNSFFFCFVVIGLIYVWDITYSKKAKIFFNKNDIFSIKNMHWDIYDKKKYFFIGNNHLNNHLNNRLKNEESFLPEIRKDYKSQIKEHMNSRNGIIYHNNNKNRLSYTINDNVNYDNNMTSSINKKRKVKDSSIHMNNSYEKNRNKNKFALFMSDEEYTINSDDYTEKAWEAISSLNKIGEKYDSAYVEAEMLLLALLNDSPDGLAERILKESGIDTQLLVQEIDDYLKKQPKMPSGFGEQKILGRTLQTVLSTSKRLKKEFNDEYISIEHLLLSIISEDSKFTRPWLLKYNVNYEKVKKAVEKIRGKKKVTSKTPEMTYQALEKYSRDLTALARAGKLDPVIGRDNEIRRAIQILSRRTKNNPILLGDPGVGKTAIVEGLAIKIVQGDVPDSLKGRKLVSLDMSSLIAGAKYRGDFEERLKSILKEVQDAEGQVVMFIDEIHTVVGAGAVAEGALDAGNILKPMLARGELRCIGATTVSEYRQFIEKDKALERRFQQILVEQPSVDETISILRGLKERYEVHHGVRILDSALVQAAVLSDRYISYRFLPDKAIDLIDEAASNLKIQLSSKPIQLENIEKQLIQLEMEKISILGDKQKNLFNYSSVANTHNNNNNNNNSSSNNLSSYGNAEETEAAVDYTKSPNFLKKRINEKEIDRLKMIDRIMSELRKEQRKILDSWSTEKSYVDNIRAIKERIDVVKIEIEKAERYFDLNRAAELRFETLPDLEKQLKKAEENYLNDIPEKSRILKDEVTSEDIVNIVSMSTGIRLNKLLKSEKEKILNLEKELHKQIIGQDDAVRVVTKAVQRSRVGMNNPKRPIASLMFLGPTGVGKTELSKVLADVLFDTPEAVIHFDMSEYMEKHSISKLIGAAPGYVGYEQGGLLTDAVRKKPYSIILFDEIEKAHPDVYNLLLRVIDEGKLSDTKGNVANFRNTIIIFTSNLGSQSILDLANDPNKKEKIKEQVMKSVRETFRPEFYNRIDDHVIFDSLSKKELKEIANIEIRKVANRLFDKNFKITIDDAVFSYIVDKAYDPSFGARPLKRVIQSEIETEIAVRILDETFVENDTINISLKDQKLHFSKS; the protein is encoded by the coding sequence ATGGTTaatagtttttttttttgttttgtcGTAATTGGTCTTATTTATGTATGGGACATCACGTACAGTAAAAAAGctaaaatattttttaataaaaatgatatctttagtataaaaaatatgcactgggatatttatgataagaagaaatattttttcattgGAAATAACCATTTAAATaatcatttaaataatcgtttaaaaaatgaagaaagTTTTTTACCAGAAATAAGAAAGGATTATAAATCACAAATAAAAGAACATATGAATTCAAGGAATGGTATTATATAtcacaataataataaaaacagATTAAGTTATACAATAAACGATAATgtaaattatgataataatatgacaagtagtattaataaaaaaagaaaagttAAAGATAGTAGTATACACATGAATAATtcttatgaaaaaaatagaaacaaaaacaaatttGCTTTATTTATGAGCGATGAAGAATATACCATTAACTCAGATGATTATACCGAAAAAGCTTGGGAAGCTATTAGCTCCTTAAATAAAATTGgagaaaaatatgattCAGCCTATGTAGAAGCTgaaatgttattattagCTCTACTAAATGATTCACCCGATGGTTTAGCTGAaagaatattaaaagaaagTGGTATAGATACCCAATTATTAGTTCAAGAAATTGatgattatttaaaaaaacaacCTAAGATGCCTAGTGGTTTTGGAGAACAGAAAATATTAGGTAGAACTTTACAAACTGTATTAAGTACTAGTAAaagattaaaaaaagaatttaatgatgaatatatttCCATAGAACACCTACTACTAAGTATCATTTCAGAAGATTCTAAATTTACTAGACCATGgttattaaaatataatgtaaattatgaaaaagTTAAAAAAGCTGTAGAAAAAATTCgagggaaaaaaaaagttacTTCTAAAACACCAGAAATGACCTATCAAGCTCTAGAAAAATATAGTAGAGATCTAACAGCTTTGGCAAGAGCAGGAAAATTAGATCCTGTTATAGGTAGAGATAATGAAATTAGAAGAGCCATACAAATTCTCTCCAGAAGAACCAAAAATAATCCAATCTTACTAGGAGATCCTGGTGTTGGAAAAACAGCTATTGTTGAAGGGTTAGCCATAAAAATCGTACAAGGAGATGTACCTGACTCTTTAAAAGGAAGGAAATTAGTATCTTTGGATATGTCTTCTCTAATAGCTGGTGCAAAATATAGAGGTGATTTCGAAGAAAGACTAAAATCAATTCTGAAAGAAGTACAAGATGCTGAAGGTCAAGTTGTTATGTTTATAGATGAAATTCATACTGTTGTGGGAGCTGGAGCGGTTGCAGAAGGTGCATTGGATGCTggtaatatattaaaaccTATGCTAGCTAGAGGTGAATTACGTTGTATTGGTGCTACGACTGTTAGTGAATATAGACAATTTATTGAAAAGGATAAAGCATTAGAAAGAAGATTTCAACAAATTCTTGTTGAACAACCAAGTGTCGATGAAACTATTAGTATATTAAGAGGTCTAAAAGAAAGATATGAAGTTCATCATGGTGTACGTATATTAGATTCTGCATTAGTACAGGCAGCTGTTTTATCAGATCGTTATATTAGTTACAGATTCTTACCAGATAAAGCTATTGATCTTATTGACGAAGCTGCATCTAATCTTAAAATACAACTATCTAGTAAACCTATTCAATtagaaaatatagaaaaacAACTTATACAGTTAGaaatggaaaaaatatCCATATTAGGAGATAAACAAAAGAATCTATTTAATTATTCTAGTGTAGCTAACACacacaataataataataataataataatagtagtagCAATAACTTGTCCTCATATGGAAACGCTGAAGAAACTGAAGCAGCTGTTGATTATACTAAAAGCCccaattttttaaaaaaaagaattaatgaaaaagaaattgaTAGATTAAAAATGATCGATCGAATCATGAGCGAATTAAGAAAAGAACAAAGAAAAATCCTAGATTCTTGGTCCACCGAAAAAAGCTATGTAGATAATATCAGAGCTATTAAAGAAAGGATAGATGTTGTTAAAATCGAAATTGAAAAAGCTGAAAGATATTTTGATTTAAATAGAGCAGCTGAATTGAGATTTGAAACATTACCTGATTTAGAAaaacaattaaaaaaagcAGAAGAAAATTATCTAAATGATATCCCTGAAAAAAGTagaatattaaaagatgAAGTTACAAGTGAAGATATTGTTAATATTGTAAGTATGTCTACCGGTATCagattaaataaattactAAAATctgaaaaagaaaaaatcCTTAATCTTGAAAAAGAATTACATAAACAAATTATCGGTCAAGATGATGCCGTAAGAGTTGTAACCAAAGCTGTTCAAAGATCTAGGGTTGGAATGAATAACCCTAAAAGACCAATAGCATCATTAATGTTTTTAGGACCAACAGGAGTAGGAAAAACGGAATTATCCAAGGTATTGGCAGATGTATTATTTGACACACCAGAAGCAGTAATTCATTTTGATATGTCTGAATATATGGAGAAGCATTCAATTAGTAAATTAATAGGTGCAGCACCCGGTTATGTGGGATATGAACAAGGAGGATTATTAACAGATGCAGTACGTAAAAAACCATATTCtatcattttatttgatGAAATAGAAAAAGCACATCCTgatgtatataatttattattaagaGTTATAGATGAGGGGAAATTATCTGATACCAAAGGAAATGTAGCTAATTTTAGAAatacaattattatatttacatcTAATTTAGGTAGTCAAAGTATATTAGATCTAGCTAATGAtccaaataaaaaagaaaaaatcaAAGAACAAGTAATGAAATCAGTTAGAGAAACATTCAGACCTGAATTTTATAACAGAATTGATGATCATGTTATATTTGATAGCTTAtcaaaaaaagaattaaaagaaattgCAAATATTGAAATTAGAAAAGTAGCTAATCGTCtatttgataaaaattttaaaataacTATAGATGATGCtgttttttcatatatagTAGATAAAGCCTATGATCCTTCTTTTGGTGCTAGACCTCTTAAAAGAGTTATACAATCTGAAATAGAAACTGAAATTGCTGTAAGAATATTAGATGAAACGTTTGTAGAAAATGAtactattaatatatctCTCAAGGATCAGAAGTTGCACTTTTCAAAAAGTTAA
- a CDS encoding hypothetical protein (conserved Plasmodium protein, unknown function) has product MQRVLNKSYVCFFRGIKTSHIISNDIKRNCCFLDFNKIKNDDKYQAFGINKKYITRYWAEHTNKKIHESKINEWREQFPILADYDDKDLMIWRNSFNNMDKDKDNFISHADLQKSDWSLEKYTLFQNYDMDKNNLIDFGEYIQAVIDIDTQHFKNFFQGFSKIDIELEFEKYAITEKENNKKVIPLSKLMQMITDKEFTCVTETDSLKLFKSMDMNKDGSIDFEDFLQWVGKK; this is encoded by the exons ATGCAAAGAGTTTTAAATAAATCTTACGTCTGCTTTTTTAGGGGAATTAAAACCTCCCACATTATAtcaaatgatataaaaagaaattgCTGTTTTTTGGactttaataaaataaagaatgatgataaatatCAAGCGTTTggtataaataaaaaatatataactcGCTATTGGGCAGAACATAcgaataaaaaaattcatgAATCAAAAATTAATGAATGGAGAGAACAGTTTCCCATATTAGCTgattatgatgataaagATTTAATGATATGGAGAAATTCTTTCaataatatggataaagataaagataattttatatcaCATGCAGATTTACAAAAAAGTGATTGGAGTTTAGAAAAGTATACACTTTTCCAAAATTATGATAtggataaaaataatttaatagaCTTTGGAGAATATATACAAGCTGTTATAGATATAGACACACAACACTTTAAAAATTTCTTTCAGGGATTTAGTAAAATAGACATTGAGTTGGAATTCGAAAAATACGCAA ttactgaaaaggaaaataataaaaaggtTATCCCCCTTTCGAAATTAATGCAAATGATAACAGACAAAGAGTTCACATGTGTAACAGAAACGGACTCACTAAAACTATTTAAATCTATGGATATGAATAAAGATGGATCGATAGATTTTGAGGATTTCCTACAa TGGGTAGGAAAAAAGTGA
- a CDS encoding adenylate kinase 2, whose translation MGSCYSRKNKVSTTSLDEEEKKKEKKKKKYIYILYGASGSGKDTQCRLLEKKYNYKIICMSKLLKEYKEEYNKENVSNEAGNYSDEIEKCMIDGSLVNDKIVIEIFHKQLNKYINDDKYNGIIINGFPRNYEQALLIKQNNISITKFINIQVGKDTLWRRINNRIIDPITNISYNENIIQLIKKKREGQELSDEEQQQLIIDNQIYNNLSNDILERLTKRKDDEEQVFNKRFQLYIESEQKINSLFKNICKSVDGEKSINHIFDQICSIIDDDNPN comes from the coding sequence ATGGGATCATGTTATAgtagaaaaaataaagtatCAACAACATCATTAGATGaagaggaaaaaaaaaaagaaaaaaagaaaaaaaaatatatatatattttatatggaGCATCGGGGTCAGGAAAAGATACACAATGTAGattattagaaaaaaaatacaattataaaataatttgtatgagtaaattattaaaagaatataaagaagaatataataaagaaaatgtaTCAAATGAAGCAGGAAATTATTCGGATGAAATAGAAAAATGTATGATAGATGGATCTTTAGTTAATGATAAAATTGTTATAGAGATATTTCATAAACAATtgaacaaatatataaatgatgataaatataatggtattattataaatggTTTTCCTAGAAATTATGAACAAGctttattaattaaacaaaacaatataagtataacaaaatttataaacatACAAGTAGGAAAAGATACTCTATGGAgaagaataaataatagAATTATCGATCCaattacaaatataagttataatgaaaatataatacaactaattaaaaaaaaaagagaagGACAAGAACTATCAGACGAAGAACAACAACAATTGATCATAGAcaatcaaatatataataatttaagtaatgatattttagaaagattaacaaaaagaaaagatgATGAAGAACAGGTTTTCAATAAAAGGTttcaattatatatagaaagcgaacaaaaaattaattctctatttaaaaatatttgtaaaaGTGTTGATGGAGAAAAATCgataaatcatatatttgATCAAATATGCTCCATTATAGATGATGATAACCccaattaa
- a CDS encoding trafficking protein particle complex subunit 2- like protein, putative, whose translation MSIKSICYLGDNNDILFFYSIEENDEITSRFALYCTLNNIQKIIESNEKKTSEKKYDPYLGYVGINLSLFSSYKNYAYVIKIINLKIILTIDDSKNKYTDDILKSIFIKLHKIYADTVCNPFYTDTLETDTFLKKIKKLMETS comes from the exons atgtCTATAAAGAGCATATGCTATTTAGgagataataatgatatcttatttttttattcgatcgaagaaaatgatgaaataaCATCACGCTTTGCTCTATATTGCACTCTGaataatattcaaaaaataa ttgaatcaaatgaaaagaaaacCAGCGAAAAAAAGTATGATCCATATCTTGGATATGTAGGTATCAATCTTTCTCTTTTTAGttcttataaaaattatgcatatgtaattaaaattattaaccttaaaattatattaacaaTTGATGATAGTAAAAATAAGTATACAGATGATATCCTCAAATCG ATCTTCATAAAACTGCATAAAATTTATGCAGACACAGTTTGTAACCCCTTCTATACAGACACATTAGAAACAGATAcgtttttaaaaaaaatta aaaaattaatgGAAACATCATGA
- a CDS encoding small heat shock protein HSP20, putative, with the protein MSCLCAGSTDQGEMKMAPPDYRIDIKEKPSIPKSKNALVNPNTVLEIEPDNNLKKQITFRPKVDIMYDADKCEAILVLDIPGFKIEDIDVEIGEGMLTVAGPRSQTELFETYGDSLVLHAKEREVGYFKRIFKLPNNILDDTAKATYKNGILEIKMECKQFSDMHKVTINQG; encoded by the exons ATGAGTTGTCTTTGTGCTGGTTCTACTGACCAAGGAGAAATGAAAATGGCTCCTCCTGATTATAGAATAGATATA aaAGAGAAACCATCTATTCCTAAGAGCAAAAATGCCTTAGTAAATCCAAACACAGTATTGGAAATTGAGCCTGACAATAACTTGAAGAAACAAATTACATTTAGACCTAAAGTCGATATAATGTATGATGCAGATAAATGTGAAGCTATATTAGTTTTAGATATTCCAGGATTTAAAATAGAAGATATAGATGTAGAAATAGGTGAAGGTATGTTGACTGTGGCTGGACCAAGATCCCAAACAGAATTATTTGAAACATATGGAGATAGTTTAGTGCTACATGCGAAGGAAAGAGAAGTTggatattttaaaagaatatttaaattacCAAATAATATACTAGACGATACTGCAAAGGCgacatataaaaatg GTATTTtggaaataaaaatggagTGCAAACAATTTTCTGATATGCACAAGGTTACAATTAATCAAGGTTAA
- a CDS encoding meiotic recombination protein DMC1, putative (part of same gene as PRSY57_0816100A~gap found within coding sequence), with product SDKGVIDATD from the coding sequence ATCGGATAAGGGTGTCATTGATGCAACAGACTAA